Below is a genomic region from Sulfitobacter guttiformis.
AAAACGCGTCGATCAGATCGGCAAAGAAACTGCCAGACAGGAATAACCAGATATGACCACCTACGCTATCAACGGCCTTGGCCGCATCGGTAAACTCGCCCTTCGCCCGATTTTGGAGCGCGGCGGAAAAATTGCATTTATCAACGACGCGGTTGGTGATCCCGCGATGCATGCACATCTGCTCGAATTTGATTCCGTCCATGGCCGCTGGCCTGCGGCGTTTGAGGCTGATGATACGTCGGTCAGCATCGACGGGATTCGCATTCCTGTCACCAGCACCCGCAATCTGGAAGAGCTACCGCTGGACGGCGTGGATGTGATGATTGATTGCACAGGCGCGTTCAAGACAGAGGCCAAGCTGGCCCCCTATTTTGCTGCGGGCGTGAAAAAAGTTGTCGTCTCAGCGCCGGTCAAAGACGGGCCGACGGCCAATATCGTCTATGGGGTAAACGATGAAATTTACGACACGACCATCCACCAGATTGTTACGGCGGCAAGCTGCACGACCAACTGCCTCGCGCCTGTGGTGAAGGTTCTTCTCGAAGGGATCGGTATTAAGCACGGCTCGATCACGACTATCCACGATGTGACCAACACGCAAACGATTGTAGATCGCCCCGCCAAGGATCTGCGCCGCGCGCGGTCGGCGCTGACCAACCTTATCCCGACCACAACTGGCTCTGCTACGGCGATCACGCTGATCTATCCTGAGTTGAAGGGCAAGTTGAATGGCCATGCGGTGCGGGTGCCGCTTTTGAACGCGTCCATCACGGATTGCGTGTTTGAAATGGCCCGTGAAACGACTGTGGAAGAGGTGAACGGACTGTTCAAAGCTGCCGCTGAAGGGCCGCTTAAAGGTATCCTTGGTTATGAAACCCGCCCCTTGGTCTCATCTGATTATACCAACGATCAACGCAGCGGTATCATTGATGCACCGTCAACGATGGTCGTGAACGGCACCCAGCTCAAAGTCTACGCGTGGTATGATAACGAGATGGGCTATGCGCATCGCTTGGTTGATGTTGCGCTTATGGTTGGCGGCAAGCTGTGACACAGCCACCAGAACGGGCAACAGGATTTGCCGCCTACATCACGGTGACCGCCGCCTATTGGGCGTTCATGCTGACCGATGGTGCGCTGCGGATGCTTGTACTATTGCACTTTCACACGCTGGGTTTCTCGCCAGTGCAACTGGCCTATCTGTTTCTGCTGTATGAGATCGCAGGTGTGGTGACCAACCTATCCGCAGGTTGGATCGCGGCACGGTTCGGACTGACGTCGACGCTTTATATGGGTTTGTCGTTGCAGGTTGTCGCGCTACTGGCTCTTGCCCAGCTTGATCCAGCGTGGAGCATCACCGCATCTGTGGTGTTTGTAATGCTGGTACAGGGCCTGTCTGGCGTGGCCAAGGATTTGGCCAAGATGAGTTCCAAGAGCGCAGTGAAAGTCCTTGCGCCGACGTCGGGCGGAGGACTGTTCCGCTGGATTGCGACCCTGACCGGATCAAAGAATGCCGTGAAAGGCAGCGGCTTTCTATTGAGCGCGGTATTGCTCGCCGTCTTCGGGTTCGTTCCTTCTGTGCTGACGATGGCAGCAATCCTTTTCCTAATCCTGATCGGAGTGGTGATCGGCATGCCAACGGGCCTGCCAGTGGGACGCAAGGACGCAAAGTTCACTGAAGTGTTCTCCAAGAACCGCAACATCAACTGGCTCAGTGCTTCGCGGCTGTTCCTCTTCGGGGCAAGGGACGTATGGTTCGTGGTCGGCATTCCGATCTATTTCTATGCGGTGTTGTCGGACGGCAGTACGGAGGGAAACCGCACGGCCTTCTTCATGATAGGGACGTTTATGGCCGTCTGGACGATCCTTTATGGTATCATCCAAGGCTCAACACCGCGCATCCTAAAGGCGGCGTTGCGGACAGACTTGCAAATTCTGGCACTGGCAAAACGGTGGGTTGGTCTATTGATCCTCGTGCCAGCATTTCTTGCAGGCCTGCTCTGGTTGGTCCCTGAACCATCGAATGTGCTTACAGCAACTATTGTGCTGGGTCTTCTGGTCTTTGGCGGCATCTTCGCCGTGAACTCAGCCCTGCATTCGTTTCTCATCCTTAGCTTTACGGATGCAAAACGGGTCACGATGGATGTCGGCTTTTACTATATGGCCAACGCTGCAGGCCGATTGGTTGGCACGGTCCTATCCGGTTTCACGTACCAGATTGGTGGGCTTTCACTGTGCCTCGCCACCGCCGCCGTGATGATCGGTCTTAGCTGGCTCGGAACAGCCCAACTTAAAGCGCCAAAATCCGATGAAGCTGCCGCGTAAATATTTTTGAAAAGAACCTCGCTGTCTGGATTGCACTGGAGATGGGTATCCTTCTGGGCAAAAGCAGACTTTAGCTGCAAAGCGGCAATAGAGGTAAAATGGGCTCGAACCAGACCTTAGCTGCGAAAATCACCAGCGTCCGGTTCGGGCCGAAAGCACTCGTGGCTGGCAACGGTAACAGCACGGCTGCAATAAAACACGTTCGCTCGGGTGATCAGTCAAAGTACCGCACCAACTGGTTGGCTGAGCGGAAGATCTCAATCAACGGATCAATCACGTCGTCGCCCAATAAAAGCGCGTCTGGTATGTCTTTGCGGCACCCTAAGCCGACCATTTTCAGATAGGGTATTGCCGGACCCTTGCTGTCAAAGCCGTCAGGCACAGCACCCAACATCTTTCGTGAGACAATTCCGTCTGGAAACGCCACTTTGAACTCAGGATCAGTCGTAATTTCGACAAGGCCCTGCGGATCATCGACTAAACGTGTGCGCAACTTTGCAAGCGCTGACTTGGAGGGTTGAAAAAGCCCAGCCCCTGCATGGCAATTCCCGGGTTCGATATGGAGATAATATCCGACGTCTTCGACTGGATTACCTGCGTTTGCAAACACATCCACGTCCGTGCGGTAAAGACCGGGCCCGACGCGATCGCGCGCCTCCTGAAAGAACTTGGAGTAACTTTGCTTGGGTTTGTTCTTTGTCTCAGCCACATAAGGATCAAAACGATCCGCATAATCGTGGAGTGTCATCGCAATGCCTGAAAAGTTGCGCAGAGCATCGTCGCGTTCCTCGCGGTGTGCGTCCATCCAGGCTTTGCGATTGTTCGTTGCCAAATCTGAAAGGAACATAAATGTTTCGGGTTCTACCATGAGTGCCGCTCCTGTTTTGCAGTTGCCACGAGGTTGGACTGCGTTCCTGTGATATCTTTGTAGGGTCGGCTCAAAAGAACAGCCATGTGTTTTTCGTCTGACCTCAATGCACTTGAAGCTCCGCTTCTTCGAAGCCTGAAAGAAATTTGCAAATACTGCTCAATGTAGGGTTAGGTCGTTCCTGTCCCGTCGGCATCAAGCGGCTGCATCGGGTTCGGACAAGTTCGGTGCGAGGAAACCACCCGATTGCCGCCGCCAAAGTCTGGCGTAAAGCCCGCCCATCGCCAGCAGCGTCTCGTGCGTGCCGACCTCGGCGATCCGGCCGTCCTCCATCACCACGATGCGGTCCATCGCGGCGATGGTGGAAAGGCGGTGGGCGATGGCTAGCGTTGTCTTGCCCGCCATCAGCCGTTCGAGATTGGACTGGATCGCGGCCTCAGCTTCGCTGTCGAGCGCGCTGGTCGCCTCGTCAAGGATCAGGATCGGGGCATCCTTCAGAAGGACGCGCGCGATCGTCACGCGCTGCCGCTGACCGCCCGAGAGCTTGACGCCCCGGTCGCCGACAAAGGCGTCGAGCCCAGTGCGCCCCTTGTCGTCGCGTAGATTTCGGATGAACTCCATCGCTTGCGCGGCCTTGGCCGCGGCCTCGACCTCGGCATCCGTGGCGTCTGGGCGGCCGTACCGGATGTTGTCGCGGACCGATCGATGCAGCAGATCAACGTCTTGCGTCACAACGCCGATACGACGCCGCAGGGACGCCTGCGCCACGTCGCGCACGTCTTGGCCATCGACGGCGATCCGACCGCCGCCCACGTCGCGCAACCGCATCAGCAAGGAGACGAGTGTCGATTTTCCCGCGCCAGAAAGACCCACCAGCGCGACCCGCTCTCCGGGGGCAAGTTCCAACGACAAATCGCGGACGACCGGGTCGGCGTCGCCATAGCCGAAAGTCACGCCTTCAAAGGTGATCCTTCCACTGGGCACGGACAGGTCGGGTGCATCCGGTGCATCTGTCAGAGTGGGAGGTGTGGTCATGATCGGCATTGCGTCGGCGATTGTGCCGTAGGCGCGGCTGATCGACTGCCCCAATCCGATGAACATCCCCGAGGACGCTGACAGCGTCCGCGCGATCGCGGCGGCCGCGACGAAGTCACCCAGCGTGACGAACCCGACAACGAGCCCCCAGAGGCCCACTGCGAATATCGACACGACAAGCGACACGTTGAGCAGATGAACCAAGGCATCCGTCGACACGTAGGCGCGATTTTCGCGGTGCTGGGTGTCGATGGTCTGGCCGATCACTTTCCGGATTGCTCCAGCTTCGCTATCTTCGGCGGCGAAAAGTTTGACCATGGCAATGTTGGAGTAGACGTCCGTCATTGCCCCCGTCGCCCGGCTGGTGGCTGCGGCCACCTTGCGTGAGCGGGCGGCGTAGACCGGCACGGCGAACCAAGCCAGCACTACATTCAGGACAATCCAGACCACCACCGGAAGGGCCAGCATCGGCGACAATGCGGCCAAAAGGGCTGCGGCCCCGCCGAAAGACACAATAACGCGGGGCACCATCTGCATCGCGATCATCATCGAGCGCTGTACCGCTCCGGTAACCTGACCGATGCGACTGGCAACCTGCCCCGCAAAGACGTCCTCGAAGAAGGCGACGTCCTGTCTCTCGACCGCCTTGTGCGACTGCCAACGCATCGCGGCCGGCAGTAGCACTTGTACCGTCTGCGCCATAAACGCACCGCGTACGAAGGTGACGAGTGGGTCGATCACCGCGAAGAGTACGATCAACGCGCCAAGGGTCCATGCCTCGGAGGCGACGAATGCCGCCGCGCCTTGAGCCGTCACACCGTCGACCAAGAATGCGAGGGCCCAGATGACGGCCAGCCCGATCCCGGCCGATATTACAGACAGGACGCTCACTGTTATCAGCACCCCACGGAACAGGCGGGCAAAGTGCCAGATCAGCGCCCAGACCCCGCTGCCGGGCATCGGACTGATCGGAAGATCGAAGGGGCGGACCAGGGTCTCGAAGGGGCGAAAGATGCGATCGGTCAAACTCATGAGGTTTAATATAGGGCCAATGACCTTGGTGTCCCGTTGAACCTCGTCTGGGTCCGCGTCCATGGACCGAGATGGTTGCTAATAACTCGAAACGGCAACTATCGCTTCGAAGGGCGGACACCGGACCTTCGCTGCAAACTGCGCCGAGGTCTCTTATGCGGAGTGGTTTCAACTGGTCGCTGTTGATAAAACCATAGTTATCTCGGTACGCTAAAGAAGCGTGGAACGCGGGTGCGGTATCGACGGTAAGGCGCACCGTAGACCTCTCCGAGCCAAGGTTCTTCGGCGATGGGTGCGAGTGCAAAGGCGACTACGCCGCCTATCGCGATGATCCATGCAGACGGAGCGGCGGACAGGATCGCCCATCCGAGCAGTATTCCCATGTCAGCGACGTATTGCGGGTTTCGCGACCAGCGGTAGACACCGTCAGTCTTCAGCTCCGCTTCCGCGCCGCTGGTTGCATCGAGGCCGATACGCAAGACCGCAGGCCATACCACGGCATTGCCCGTAAAGATCAGCGGCAAGCCCACTCCCCATTGGAACCAGAGCGGCCAGTTCAAGTCATTCCATTCTGCGATACCAATAACAATGGCAGATCCAGATACTGCGACAGTTGGAATCCAAACCATGATCTGACTAAGCCAACTCACCTGCCGAGGGGGCCAGAGGCGGCGATCCGGGACAAAGATCGACCAGACCAGCATCGCGATCAATGTAGCTTCGCAGAAAAGGGCGATGATCAGCATGACAGGAACCATATCGCTCATCCGTGCTGCTCCTCGCCGTGTCCTCGCCCGCCGAACTCGGATTTATCATCGCAAGCGTGGCGCGCGCATTCCAGCTCCAGAGTGGTGTGCTCGATACCGAATTGGTCGGACAGTGCGGCCTTGATCCGGTCCTTTACAGCATCTGCGTCATTCCAGCGGCCCTCCGCAATAACGATATGAGCGTCGAGCGCAGCGCGATGTTCGTCCATCTGCCAGAAATGCGCGTGATGGATGCCGGTCACGCCGTCGATGCCGCGCACCGTATGGAGGACAGCTTCCGTCTCGATCTCGGGCGGCGAGCCCAGCATCAGGATGCGAATGACCGGGCCAATCTCGCGGAACGATTGCCACAGGATATAACCCGCGATCAAAGCCGTCACGATAGGGTCGATCAGCCGCCAGTCGTAAAGCAGGATCAGTGCGCCCGCGAAGATCACGGCTACGGAGCCGAGTGCA
It encodes:
- a CDS encoding ArsJ-associated glyceraldehyde-3-phosphate dehydrogenase; protein product: MTTYAINGLGRIGKLALRPILERGGKIAFINDAVGDPAMHAHLLEFDSVHGRWPAAFEADDTSVSIDGIRIPVTSTRNLEELPLDGVDVMIDCTGAFKTEAKLAPYFAAGVKKVVVSAPVKDGPTANIVYGVNDEIYDTTIHQIVTAASCTTNCLAPVVKVLLEGIGIKHGSITTIHDVTNTQTIVDRPAKDLRRARSALTNLIPTTTGSATAITLIYPELKGKLNGHAVRVPLLNASITDCVFEMARETTVEEVNGLFKAAAEGPLKGILGYETRPLVSSDYTNDQRSGIIDAPSTMVVNGTQLKVYAWYDNEMGYAHRLVDVALMVGGKL
- the arsJ gene encoding organoarsenical effux MFS transporter ArsJ; the protein is MTQPPERATGFAAYITVTAAYWAFMLTDGALRMLVLLHFHTLGFSPVQLAYLFLLYEIAGVVTNLSAGWIAARFGLTSTLYMGLSLQVVALLALAQLDPAWSITASVVFVMLVQGLSGVAKDLAKMSSKSAVKVLAPTSGGGLFRWIATLTGSKNAVKGSGFLLSAVLLAVFGFVPSVLTMAAILFLILIGVVIGMPTGLPVGRKDAKFTEVFSKNRNINWLSASRLFLFGARDVWFVVGIPIYFYAVLSDGSTEGNRTAFFMIGTFMAVWTILYGIIQGSTPRILKAALRTDLQILALAKRWVGLLILVPAFLAGLLWLVPEPSNVLTATIVLGLLVFGGIFAVNSALHSFLILSFTDAKRVTMDVGFYYMANAAGRLVGTVLSGFTYQIGGLSLCLATAAVMIGLSWLGTAQLKAPKSDEAAA
- a CDS encoding DUF2461 domain-containing protein; its protein translation is MVEPETFMFLSDLATNNRKAWMDAHREERDDALRNFSGIAMTLHDYADRFDPYVAETKNKPKQSYSKFFQEARDRVGPGLYRTDVDVFANAGNPVEDVGYYLHIEPGNCHAGAGLFQPSKSALAKLRTRLVDDPQGLVEITTDPEFKVAFPDGIVSRKMLGAVPDGFDSKGPAIPYLKMVGLGCRKDIPDALLLGDDVIDPLIEIFRSANQLVRYFD
- a CDS encoding ABC transporter ATP-binding protein, which gives rise to MSLTDRIFRPFETLVRPFDLPISPMPGSGVWALIWHFARLFRGVLITVSVLSVISAGIGLAVIWALAFLVDGVTAQGAAAFVASEAWTLGALIVLFAVIDPLVTFVRGAFMAQTVQVLLPAAMRWQSHKAVERQDVAFFEDVFAGQVASRIGQVTGAVQRSMMIAMQMVPRVIVSFGGAAALLAALSPMLALPVVVWIVLNVVLAWFAVPVYAARSRKVAAATSRATGAMTDVYSNIAMVKLFAAEDSEAGAIRKVIGQTIDTQHRENRAYVSTDALVHLLNVSLVVSIFAVGLWGLVVGFVTLGDFVAAAAIARTLSASSGMFIGLGQSISRAYGTIADAMPIMTTPPTLTDAPDAPDLSVPSGRITFEGVTFGYGDADPVVRDLSLELAPGERVALVGLSGAGKSTLVSLLMRLRDVGGGRIAVDGQDVRDVAQASLRRRIGVVTQDVDLLHRSVRDNIRYGRPDATDAEVEAAAKAAQAMEFIRNLRDDKGRTGLDAFVGDRGVKLSGGQRQRVTIARVLLKDAPILILDEATSALDSEAEAAIQSNLERLMAGKTTLAIAHRLSTIAAMDRIVVMEDGRIAEVGTHETLLAMGGLYARLWRRQSGGFLAPNLSEPDAAA
- a CDS encoding methyltransferase family protein; this encodes MSDMVPVMLIIALFCEATLIAMLVWSIFVPDRRLWPPRQVSWLSQIMVWIPTVAVSGSAIVIGIAEWNDLNWPLWFQWGVGLPLIFTGNAVVWPAVLRIGLDATSGAEAELKTDGVYRWSRNPQYVADMGILLGWAILSAAPSAWIIAIGGVVAFALAPIAEEPWLGEVYGAPYRRYRTRVPRFFSVPR